In Aspergillus fumigatus Af293 chromosome 4, whole genome shotgun sequence, one genomic interval encodes:
- the insA gene encoding INSIG family protein: MADKPAILQPRPRRVFDLTPASNESSESPTPAEPANSDLLNPKEAASSSVSRTASIMNLTSSTLYGIYSPTAFEGEGQTPISESPPIIKPSPDTPVRQSLQRTRSRLSHGLFRGVILPQVFRSVLLFGFGVAYGVITVHLHENHWITPVKLENIRYYDSWQYLGLWGLAGVALGNVLPWLDSFAGEWNTDRSQTVKGQENNRLREDRTPAWVIVARSVGAFVGIAFALRRLPWESTTQASATLALVNPVLWYLIDRTKAGFLLSTVVGLAGTGVVLGLKPELVPASADTPATTIPLLNGTVLEYGLPTGLTQEGVSVRIWLASVLFCACVCFGNVGRQLAIGGTGRDRLG; the protein is encoded by the exons ATGGCTGATAAACCCGCCATCCTTCAACCTCGTCCGCGGCGAGTGTTCGACCTTACGCCTGCTTCGAACGAATCGTCCGAATCTCCTACTCCCGCGGAGCCCGCCAATTCTGATCTGCTCAATCCCAAGGAGGCCGCTTCGAGCAGCGTAAGCCGCACTGCTTCTATCATGAATCTGACATCGTCTACCCTTTATGGCATTTATTCTCCGACCGCATTCGAAGGCGAGGGACAAACACCTATCTCGGAGAGTCCACCAATCATTAAACCGTCTCCTGACACGCCGGTTCGCCAGTCACTTCAGAGAACTCGGTCGCGCCTCAGTCATGGGCTATTCCGTGGAGTTATTCTGCCTCAGGTGTTCCGAAGCGTGCTTCTCTTTGGTTTCGGAGTGGCCTATGGGGTTATCACAGTTCATTTACATGAGAATCACTGGATTACGCCGGTGAAATTGGAGAATATTCGCTACTACGACTCTTGGCAATACCTGGGTTTGTGGGGTCTGGCTGGAGTGGCTCTGGGAAATGTtcttccctggctggattCTTTTGCTGGAGAGTGGAATACGGATCGTTCCCAGACCGTCAAAGGGCAGGAGAACAATCGTCTCCGCGAAGATCGTACTCCTGCTTGGGTTATAGTGGCTCGGAGTGTTGGGGCCTTTGTTGGAATTGCGTTTGCTCTG AGGAGACTTCCCTGGGAATCAACAACTCAGGCGTCTGCCACTCTTGCTCTAGTCAACCCTGTGCTGTGGTATCTCATTGACCGCACAAAGGCAGGCTTCCTTTTGTCGACCGTGGTGGGACTAGCCGGAACAGGTGTGGTGCTGGGGCTCAAGCCGGAGTTGGTCCCAGCGTCCGCAGACACTCCTGCGACTACCATTCCTCTGTTGAATGGCACTGTCCTGGAATATGGGCTGCCGACGGGCCTCACACAAGAGGGTGTTTCGGTCCGCATATGGCTCGCAAGTGTTCTCTTCTGCGCCTGCGTCTGCTTTGGCAACGTCGGCCGACAACTTGCCATTGGAGGAACAGGCAGAGATCGACTCGGTTAA
- a CDS encoding phosphoribosylaminoimidazolecarboxamide formyltransferase/IMP cyclohydrolase — MSQQKSAILSVYDKTGLLDLAKGLVKHNVRLLASGGTARMIREAGFPVEDVSAITHAPEMLGGRVKTLHPAVHGGILARDIESDEKDLADQNISKVDFVVCNLYPFKETVNKVNVTIAEAVEEIDIGGVTLLRAAAKNHARVTILSDPQDYPEFLKELEAGEISETSRKQYALKAFEHTADYDTAISGFFRKQYAGNGEQYLPLRYGANPHQKPASAYMLHGKLPFKALNGSPGYINLLDALNAWALVKELKQALGYPAAASFKHVSPAGAAVGVPLSEKERKVYMVDDIAGIETSGLAQAYARARGADRMSSFGDLLALSDVCDVPTAKIISREVSDGVIAAGYTPEALEILSKKKGGKYLVLQMDENYVPASEETRTIYGVQLSQQRNDVVISPQKTFNTIITPKDLKALPDSALRDLTVATIALKYTQSNSVCYALNGQVIGLGAGQQSRIHCTRLAGDKADNWWMRFHDRVLNIKWKAGTKRADKSNAIDLLCSGQTPRNEVEKAEYERVFEEVPAPFTQEERDSWLSKMGEVAVSSDAFFPFIDNVFRAARSGAKYIAAPSGSQNDGPVFETAEKLGIVFVEQGTRLFHH, encoded by the exons ATGTCTCAACAAAAGTCAG CTATCCTCTCCGTCTATGACAAGACTGGCCTTCTGGACCTGGCCAAGGGTCTGGTCAAGCACAATGTCCGTCTGCTCGCATCTGGCGGTACCGCCAGAATGATCCGTGAAGCTGGGTTCCCGGTCGA GGATGTTTCGGCTATCACTCACGCCCCTGAGATGCTCGGTGGCCGTGTCAAGACCCTCCACCCCGCTGTCCACGGTGGTATTCTTGCTCGCGACATCGAGTCCGACGAGAAGGATCTGGCCGACCAGAATATTTCCAAAGTTGACTTCGTTGTCTGCAACCTTTACCCCTTCAAGGAGACCGTCAACAAGGTCAACGTTACCATTGCTGAGGCCGTTGAGGAGATTGACATCGGCGGTGTAACCCTTCTGCGCGCTGCTGCCAAGAACCATGCTCGTGTCACCATCCTCTCAGACCCCCAGGACTACCCCGAGTttctgaaggagctggaagctggagAGATCTCCGAGACCAGCCGGAAGCAGTACGCCCTCAAGGCCTTTGAACACACTGCGGACTACGATACTGCCATCTCGGGCTTCTTCCGCAAGCAGTATGCTGGCAATGGCGAACAGTACTTGCCTCTGCGCTACGGCGCCAACCCTCACCAGAAGCCTGCCTCTGCTTACATGCTCCATGGCAAGCTCCCCTTCAAGGCTCTTAACGGATCCCCGGGCTACATCAACCTACTCGATGCCCTTAACGCCTGGGCTCTGGTCAAGGAGCTCAAGCAGGCTCTCGGCTACCCCGCCGCAGCCAGCTTCAAGCACGTCTCTCCTGCAGGTGCTGCCGTCGGTGTCCCTCTGAGCGAGAAGGAGCGCAAGGTCTACATGGTCGATGACATTGCCGGTATCGAGACTTCTGGACTTGCCCAGGCTTATGCTCGTGCCCGTGGAGCGGACCGCATGTCCAGTTTCGGGGATCTACTTGCTCTCAGCGACGTCTGTGATGTCCCCACTGCCAAGATTATTTCCCGCGAGGTTTCCGACGGTGTGATCGCCGCTGGTTACACCCCTGAGGCGCTGGAGATCCTCTCTAAGAAGAAGGGTGGCAAATACCTTGTCCTGCAGATGGACGAGAACTACGTCCCCGCTTCCGAGGAGACTCGCACTATATATGGTGTTCAGCTCAGCCAACAGCGCAACGATGTTGTCATCTCCCCTCAGAAGACTTtcaacaccatcatcacTCCTAAGGACTTGAAGGCCCTTCCCGACTCTGCTCTGCGGGATCTCACTGTGGCCACTATTGCTCTGAAGTACACTCAGTCCAACTCGGTTTGCTACGCCCTGAACGGCCAGGTCATCGGTCTGGGTGCTGGTCAGCAGAGCCGTATCCACTGCACTCGTTTGGCCGGTGACAAGGCAGACAACTGGTGGATGCGCTTCCACGACCGTGTGCTGAACATCAAGTGGAAGGCCGGCACCAAGCGTGCTGACAAGAGCAACGCGATTGACCTTCTCTGCTCTGGACAGACCCCCCGTAACGAAGTCGAGAAGGCCGAGTACGAGCGCGTCTTCGAGGAAGTCCCTGCTCCTTTCACCCAAGAGGAGCGTGACAGCTGGCTGTCCAAGATGGGGGAGGTTGCCGTCTCGTCCGATGCTTTC TTCCCCTTCATCGACAACGTGTTCCGTGCAGCTCGTTCGGGTGCCAAGTACATCGCTgcccccagcggtagccaGAACGACGGCCCCGTCTTTGAGACGGCCGAGAAGCTTGGTatcgtcttcgtcgaacAGGGCACCCGTCTGTTCCACCACTAG